The following are encoded together in the Ralstonia insidiosa genome:
- a CDS encoding MarR family winged helix-turn-helix transcriptional regulator codes for MAKSPLPNDPTPPATLAGDLRIALGKLSRRLREQVHPNDLTHAQKSVLLRLDRNGPATVSALARAESVKPQSMRVTVAGLEGMGAVVGTPDPTDGRQTLIELTPGFRNVLKESRAAKDDWLFRALQAQLSSQEQAELASAVKLLQRLAEF; via the coding sequence ATGGCTAAATCACCACTCCCGAACGATCCCACCCCGCCGGCCACGCTGGCGGGTGATCTGCGCATTGCTCTGGGCAAGCTGTCCCGGCGGCTGCGCGAACAAGTGCATCCGAACGATCTCACCCACGCACAAAAGTCGGTGCTCCTGCGCCTGGACCGTAACGGCCCCGCCACGGTTTCTGCACTTGCCCGTGCGGAGAGCGTGAAGCCGCAGTCGATGCGCGTCACCGTTGCAGGGCTGGAAGGGATGGGGGCGGTTGTCGGCACGCCAGACCCGACCGATGGCCGGCAGACGCTCATCGAGCTGACGCCCGGTTTCCGCAACGTGCTCAAGGAAAGCCGCGCCGCCAAGGACGATTGGCTCTTCCGTGCACTGCAAGCCCAACTGTCTTCCCAGGAACAAGCCGAGCTGGCCAGCGCCGTCAAGCTGCTGCAACGGCTTGCCGAATTCTGA
- the pcaQ gene encoding pca operon transcription factor PcaQ, whose amino-acid sequence MDRPALPGDLPSRIRFRHLSCFVAIAQERNLRRAAERLHLSQPAVSKTLGELEALAGVQLVERGRQGARLTAAGEQFLRHAVGVTQALESATAALMGSGEASAPVVHVGALPTVASGLLPQAIAALHAQRPHAGVRLRTGTNAELLAALKAGELDFVVGRMAEPTMMQGLSFELLYAEALALVVRPQHPLALSANGVTSLQAVLDYPLVIATPGTVPRHHTDALFQTHGLRLPAGVTETLSVSVARLLARRSDAIWITPERAAQDDLSQGWLTRLNLPTPGTGEPVGLLRRSAATPTELADAFMETLRALAHATPEKTR is encoded by the coding sequence ATGGATAGACCAGCCCTACCCGGTGACCTGCCCTCACGCATCCGCTTTCGCCATCTGAGCTGCTTTGTTGCCATTGCGCAGGAGCGCAACCTGCGGCGCGCGGCTGAGCGGCTGCACCTGAGCCAGCCTGCGGTGTCGAAAACACTGGGCGAACTGGAAGCGCTGGCCGGTGTGCAACTGGTCGAGCGAGGCCGGCAAGGGGCGCGGCTTACAGCGGCCGGCGAGCAATTCCTGCGGCACGCCGTGGGGGTGACACAGGCGCTGGAATCGGCCACCGCTGCGCTGATGGGCTCGGGCGAAGCTTCTGCACCGGTCGTGCACGTCGGCGCCCTGCCGACGGTGGCGAGCGGCCTGCTTCCCCAGGCGATTGCCGCGCTGCATGCGCAACGCCCGCATGCCGGCGTACGCCTGCGCACCGGCACCAATGCCGAACTGTTGGCCGCGCTCAAGGCGGGCGAACTCGATTTCGTGGTCGGCCGCATGGCCGAGCCGACCATGATGCAGGGGCTGTCGTTCGAGCTGCTGTATGCAGAAGCGCTTGCGCTGGTCGTGCGGCCGCAGCATCCGCTGGCCCTGTCTGCAAACGGTGTGACATCCCTGCAGGCGGTGCTCGACTATCCGCTGGTGATTGCCACGCCCGGCACCGTCCCACGTCATCACACCGATGCCCTGTTCCAGACGCACGGCCTGCGGCTGCCCGCGGGCGTGACGGAAACGCTGTCTGTGTCGGTCGCGCGGCTGCTGGCCCGCCGTTCCGATGCGATATGGATCACGCCGGAGCGTGCCGCCCAGGATGACTTGTCACAAGGCTGGCTCACACGCCTCAACCTGCCAACACCCGGCACCGGAGAACCCGTTGGCCTGCTGCGCCGCAGCGCCGCCACGCCAACCGAGTTGGCGGATGCTTTCATGGAGACCCTCCGGGCGCTTGCGCATGCAACTCCGGAGAAAACACGCTGA
- a CDS encoding L-cystine transporter, with protein MNIPLILNIATFVAILIALGRVNASWSLAKRVLLGMVLGIVFGLVLHLIYGDDSATLKQSIAWFSVVGGGYIQLLQMIVMPLVLVSVLNSVAKLNSTASLGKISVLTIGTLLLTTLISALVGVFVTNLFGLTAQGLVQGAQETARLTAIQDNYVGKVADLSVPQLLQSFLPKNPFAELTGAKPTSIIGVVIFAAFLGVAALHLLKDDAVKGERVLTAIDTAQAWVMKLVRLVIRLTPYGVLALMTNVVAVSNVQDIIKLGGFVVASYLGLAIMFGVHAVLLTVNGINPIRFFRKVWPALSFAFTSRSSAATIPLSIEAQTRRIGVPESIASFAASFGTTIGQNGCAGLYPAMLAVMVAPTVGINPFDPVWIATLVAIVTLSSVGVAGVGGGATFAALIVLPAMGLPVTLVALLISIEPLIDMGRTALNVNGSMTAGTITSQLLGQTDRSVFDAGDEPELMHR; from the coding sequence ATGAACATTCCGCTCATACTGAATATCGCGACATTCGTCGCCATCCTGATCGCTCTGGGCCGCGTGAACGCGAGCTGGAGCCTGGCGAAACGCGTGCTGCTGGGCATGGTGCTGGGCATCGTGTTCGGTCTGGTGTTGCACCTGATTTATGGTGACGACAGCGCAACGCTCAAGCAATCGATTGCCTGGTTCAGCGTTGTCGGCGGCGGCTATATCCAGTTGCTGCAGATGATCGTCATGCCGCTGGTGCTGGTCTCCGTTCTCAATTCGGTGGCCAAGCTCAACAGCACAGCATCGCTGGGCAAGATCAGCGTGCTGACCATTGGCACGCTGCTGCTGACGACGCTGATTTCTGCGCTGGTCGGGGTGTTCGTCACCAACCTGTTTGGCCTGACCGCGCAAGGGCTGGTGCAAGGCGCGCAGGAAACCGCCCGCCTGACTGCGATCCAGGACAACTACGTCGGCAAGGTGGCGGACCTCTCGGTTCCGCAACTGCTGCAGTCCTTCCTTCCGAAGAACCCGTTTGCAGAACTGACTGGCGCCAAGCCGACGTCGATCATCGGCGTGGTGATCTTTGCCGCATTCCTGGGGGTGGCTGCACTGCATCTGCTCAAGGACGACGCCGTAAAAGGCGAACGCGTGCTGACCGCCATCGATACCGCACAGGCCTGGGTCATGAAGCTCGTGCGACTCGTCATCCGCCTGACCCCGTACGGCGTGCTGGCGCTGATGACCAACGTGGTGGCTGTGTCCAACGTACAGGACATCATCAAGCTCGGTGGCTTTGTGGTGGCCTCTTACCTGGGCCTGGCGATCATGTTCGGCGTGCATGCTGTGCTGCTGACGGTCAACGGCATCAATCCGATCCGCTTCTTCCGCAAGGTGTGGCCGGCGCTGTCTTTTGCGTTCACGAGCCGGTCGAGCGCCGCCACCATTCCGCTGAGCATCGAAGCGCAGACACGGCGCATCGGCGTGCCGGAATCGATCGCCAGCTTTGCGGCGTCGTTCGGCACCACCATTGGCCAGAACGGCTGCGCGGGCTTGTATCCCGCCATGCTGGCCGTGATGGTGGCGCCCACGGTCGGCATCAACCCGTTTGATCCGGTGTGGATCGCCACGCTGGTCGCGATCGTCACACTCAGCTCAGTCGGTGTAGCGGGCGTTGGCGGTGGTGCCACCTTTGCCGCGCTGATTGTGCTGCCGGCCATGGGCCTGCCCGTGACGCTGGTGGCGCTGCTGATCTCCATCGAGCCGCTGATCGACATGGGCCGCACCGCGCTCAACGTCAACGGCTCCATGACCGCCGGCACCATCACCAGCCAGTTGCTGGGGCAGACTGATCGAAGCGTGTTTGACGCCGGCGACGAGCCCGAGCTGATGCATCGCTGA
- a CDS encoding CHAP domain-containing protein gives MPYDGNRAANYADIHVQPNSTGNCAKYVRKAIEWGGATLGRTHFAKDYGPVLEEAGFHTVLTAPRKGDIVVIQPAPGHPSGHMAIYNGTVWVSDFTQNDGPQGFYPGQAYRTAQPAYKIYRHDD, from the coding sequence ATGCCCTACGATGGAAACCGCGCCGCCAACTACGCCGACATCCACGTGCAGCCGAACAGCACCGGAAACTGCGCAAAGTACGTGCGCAAGGCGATTGAATGGGGTGGCGCGACACTTGGACGAACCCACTTTGCCAAAGACTACGGCCCCGTCCTTGAAGAAGCCGGCTTTCACACCGTGCTGACCGCCCCGCGCAAGGGCGACATTGTCGTCATCCAACCGGCACCGGGTCATCCGTCCGGGCACATGGCGATCTATAACGGCACGGTATGGGTATCCGATTTCACGCAGAACGACGGGCCGCAAGGTTTTTATCCCGGACAGGCCTATCGGACCGCGCAGCCCGCCTACAAGATCTATCGCCACGACGACTGA
- a CDS encoding DUF2182 domain-containing protein, whose protein sequence is MMSTRSVELPRTHAASERGFLGVSALLFVASTAATVAWCISMSRMGEMPMPGGWTLSMAWVPMCGQTWLGTAASFLGMWIVMMVAMMLPSLVPMLRGYRHSVREAGDVRLGVLTTLVGLGYFAVWAAFGVVVFAFGAALLALEMRWPMLARAIPALAGIVVLGAGVLQFSAWKTHQLACCREAAGANCALPIDVRAAWRHGVRLGLHCSGACAGLTAILLATGVMDLRVMAVVAAAITVERLAPGGQAVPRVIGAIATVAGVFLTVQAATLG, encoded by the coding sequence ATGATGAGTACGCGCAGCGTTGAACTGCCACGCACACATGCAGCGTCCGAGCGCGGTTTCCTTGGCGTCTCGGCGCTGCTTTTCGTGGCCAGCACGGCGGCGACAGTCGCGTGGTGCATATCGATGTCGCGCATGGGCGAGATGCCGATGCCCGGCGGATGGACGCTGTCGATGGCGTGGGTGCCGATGTGCGGGCAGACATGGCTGGGCACCGCCGCATCGTTTCTCGGTATGTGGATCGTGATGATGGTGGCGATGATGCTGCCGTCTCTGGTGCCGATGCTGCGGGGGTATCGGCACAGCGTGCGCGAGGCGGGTGACGTGCGTCTGGGCGTGCTGACCACCCTAGTAGGCCTTGGCTACTTTGCGGTGTGGGCTGCGTTTGGCGTGGTGGTCTTTGCGTTTGGTGCGGCGCTGCTTGCGCTGGAGATGCGTTGGCCGATGCTGGCGCGTGCCATCCCAGCGCTGGCGGGAATCGTTGTCCTAGGGGCCGGTGTGCTCCAGTTCTCTGCATGGAAAACGCATCAGCTTGCGTGTTGCCGAGAGGCGGCAGGAGCCAACTGCGCATTGCCCATCGATGTTAGAGCGGCCTGGCGACACGGCGTGCGACTCGGTCTGCATTGCAGTGGCGCCTGCGCAGGCTTGACGGCGATCCTGCTCGCTACAGGTGTCATGGACCTGCGCGTGATGGCAGTTGTGGCGGCAGCCATCACCGTTGAGCGTCTTGCGCCTGGCGGTCAGGCAGTGCCGCGCGTTATCGGTGCCATTGCCACAGTGGCGGGCGTGTTCCTGACCGTGCAGGCGGCAACGCTCGGGTGA
- a CDS encoding DUF899 domain-containing protein: MTTTHITQHATATRQAWLKARLELLAAEKELTRRSDELARQRQALPWVRVDKTYRFETDEGSASLADLFRGRSQLLVYHFMFGPDYKAGCPSCSMIADGFNGFATHLANHDVLLLAVSRAPLEKLQAYKQRMGWTFPWASSVDSDFNYDFNVSISEAQQRAGTADYNYVRGSHVMDASDLPEPVQQFAAMCGTDAPTYVRDRPGMSAFVLEDGIVYHTYSTYARGLDGLWGAYQWLDRAPLGRNEAGVWWRRHDEYAQR, translated from the coding sequence ATGACCACAACACACATCACCCAACATGCCACCGCGACACGGCAAGCGTGGCTAAAGGCACGTCTTGAATTGCTGGCAGCGGAGAAGGAACTGACCCGCCGCAGCGACGAACTCGCACGCCAACGCCAGGCGCTGCCGTGGGTCCGCGTCGACAAGACCTACCGCTTTGAAACCGATGAGGGGAGTGCGTCGCTGGCGGACTTGTTTCGCGGACGTTCGCAACTGCTCGTGTATCACTTCATGTTCGGCCCGGACTACAAGGCCGGCTGCCCGTCGTGCTCGATGATCGCGGATGGGTTCAATGGCTTTGCGACGCATCTGGCAAATCACGACGTGCTGCTGCTGGCGGTGTCGCGTGCACCGCTGGAGAAGCTGCAGGCCTACAAACAGCGCATGGGCTGGACCTTTCCGTGGGCGTCGTCGGTCGACAGCGATTTCAACTACGACTTCAACGTCTCGATTTCTGAAGCGCAGCAGCGCGCCGGTACGGCCGACTACAACTACGTGCGCGGCAGCCACGTGATGGACGCATCGGATCTGCCCGAACCCGTGCAGCAGTTCGCGGCCATGTGCGGTACCGATGCACCCACCTATGTGCGCGACCGACCCGGCATGAGCGCGTTCGTGCTGGAGGATGGCATCGTGTACCACACGTACTCCACCTATGCGCGCGGGCTGGATGGCCTCTGGGGCGCGTACCAGTGGCTGGATCGCGCACCGCTTGGCCGCAATGAAGCCGGTGTCTGGTGGCGTCGCCATGATGAGTACGCGCAGCGTTGA
- a CDS encoding DUF5074 domain-containing protein — protein MKRSAAEIVREYGPFPGADNVGGVTYDGQHVWFAAGGHVQEVDPTSGQALRTIDVPAHAGTAFDGRHLFQIAEDHIHKIDPQTGKVLATIPAPGAGGDSGLAWAEGTLWVGHYRDKKIRQIDPETGAVLRTIESNRFVTGVTWVDGQLWHATWEGDDSDIRHIDPHTGEVLEQIDMPTGVGVSGLESDGADQFFCGGGTSGKIRAVRRPGKAAKTPADSAAE, from the coding sequence ATGAAACGATCCGCCGCCGAAATCGTGCGCGAATATGGCCCGTTCCCGGGTGCCGACAACGTAGGCGGCGTGACGTACGACGGCCAGCACGTCTGGTTTGCGGCCGGGGGCCATGTGCAGGAAGTCGACCCCACCAGCGGCCAAGCGCTGCGCACGATTGATGTGCCTGCCCACGCCGGCACGGCCTTCGACGGACGGCACCTGTTCCAGATCGCGGAAGACCATATTCACAAGATCGACCCGCAAACCGGAAAAGTGCTCGCCACCATTCCTGCGCCCGGCGCCGGTGGAGACTCCGGGCTCGCCTGGGCGGAAGGCACGCTCTGGGTGGGGCACTATCGGGACAAGAAGATCCGCCAGATCGACCCCGAAACCGGCGCCGTGCTGCGCACCATCGAGTCGAACCGCTTCGTGACCGGCGTCACCTGGGTTGACGGCCAACTCTGGCACGCCACCTGGGAAGGCGACGACAGCGACATCCGGCACATCGACCCCCACACGGGCGAAGTGCTGGAGCAGATCGACATGCCAACGGGTGTGGGCGTGTCAGGACTTGAATCGGACGGCGCCGACCAGTTCTTCTGCGGCGGCGGCACCAGCGGGAAGATTCGAGCCGTGCGCCGCCCCGGAAAAGCGGCGAAAACGCCGGCCGACAGCGCCGCCGAATAG
- a CDS encoding MFS transporter, with protein sequence MSASSTGVFRSLRVYNYRLWAAGSLVSNVGTWMQRTAQDWLVLTQLTHHNASAVGTVMALQFGPQLLLLPWTGVAADRYNQRKLLMATQATSGVLALILGLLTVTGAVQLWHVYLLAFLSGCASAFDAPVRQTFVAELVGDGDLPNAVALNSTSFNAGRMVGPAAAGIAIATLGTGWAFLANGLSFIAVLTSLFFLRKSELRPNARAHRSQGGFAEAIRYVWARPDLKAMLVMLFLIGTFGLNFPIFISTMAASVFHSDARGYGVLSSMMAVGTISGALFAAGRERPEFKSLLIGAAMFGLGCTLAAIAPSYWLFAAALVITGIAALTFTNTSNSLMQLSTEPAMRGRVMALRVAIALGGTPIGAPIVGWVADHLGPRWSLGVGALSGLLSAAVAIYVMRQQIHLPQQTPSTLGQGTP encoded by the coding sequence ATGAGCGCATCGTCAACGGGCGTCTTCCGTTCACTGCGCGTCTACAACTACCGCCTCTGGGCAGCGGGGTCGCTGGTCTCCAACGTGGGGACGTGGATGCAGCGCACCGCTCAGGACTGGCTGGTCCTGACGCAGCTCACCCATCACAACGCTTCTGCAGTGGGCACGGTGATGGCGCTGCAGTTCGGGCCGCAGCTTCTGCTGCTGCCCTGGACGGGCGTTGCCGCCGACCGCTACAACCAGCGCAAGCTGCTGATGGCCACCCAGGCAACGTCAGGCGTGTTGGCGCTGATACTCGGGTTGCTGACGGTGACCGGTGCGGTTCAGCTATGGCATGTCTATCTGCTGGCGTTTCTGTCCGGCTGTGCGTCAGCGTTTGATGCGCCGGTGCGCCAGACATTCGTGGCGGAACTGGTGGGCGATGGCGATTTGCCCAATGCGGTGGCGCTCAACTCGACGTCATTCAACGCGGGGCGCATGGTGGGGCCCGCAGCGGCCGGCATCGCCATTGCCACCCTCGGCACAGGCTGGGCGTTCCTGGCCAACGGGCTGTCGTTCATCGCGGTGCTGACTTCGCTCTTCTTCCTGCGCAAGTCCGAGCTGCGCCCCAATGCGCGTGCACACCGCTCGCAAGGCGGCTTTGCAGAGGCCATCCGCTACGTGTGGGCCCGCCCCGACCTCAAGGCCATGCTGGTCATGCTGTTCCTGATCGGCACGTTCGGGCTGAACTTCCCGATCTTCATCTCGACGATGGCCGCAAGCGTCTTTCATTCGGATGCGCGTGGCTACGGTGTGCTGTCGTCGATGATGGCGGTGGGCACGATATCCGGTGCGTTGTTCGCCGCGGGGCGCGAGCGCCCGGAGTTCAAGTCCCTGCTGATTGGTGCGGCGATGTTCGGCCTGGGTTGCACGCTGGCGGCCATTGCACCGAGCTATTGGTTGTTTGCGGCGGCGCTGGTCATCACCGGCATTGCGGCACTCACCTTCACCAATACGAGCAACAGCCTGATGCAGCTGTCTACCGAGCCAGCCATGCGCGGCCGCGTCATGGCACTGCGCGTGGCCATCGCGCTGGGCGGCACCCCCATTGGTGCGCCGATCGTGGGCTGGGTGGCAGACCACCTCGGGCCGCGCTGGTCGCTTGGGGTGGGCGCGCTTTCAGGTTTGCTCTCGGCCGCCGTTGCCATTTACGTCATGCGGCAGCAGATTCACCTGCCTCAGCAAACGCCGTCGACGCTGGGGCAAGGCACGCCCTGA
- a CDS encoding DUF418 domain-containing protein, giving the protein MALSSIERQSSLDALRGFALLGILVVNIIAFATPYYGTGVPDPMAQSRVSHAVMAGIALLFEWKFYLLFSFLFGYSFTLQMQSAERDGKAFVPRMLRRLVGLWVLGLLHGVLLFHGDILTTYAVMGAVLLTLRSRAEKALAKLAVGLIVGTATVWAIIGVLSVLDVDATHDSKALAQITSALTAFRSTPSGVIAQHVEELKGVWVVTALMQAPTALAMFLMGCIAGRRGLFSASSPTAGTSKLYKQCLIAGTCVGLPAAVAYAYATTRLAGTPWDLLGLSLSLLTAPLLTAAYIGGMQLLFRSRWGQWWLGVLAPAGRMALSNYLMQSLVCSVIFLAYGFRMMGRVSPLDTLLIAFAIFAVQTVISRWWLRRFAYGPVEWLLRAVTHWRFSSLRVERAGRGELAG; this is encoded by the coding sequence ATGGCCCTGTCTTCAATCGAGCGTCAATCGAGCCTTGACGCGCTGCGCGGTTTTGCCCTGCTGGGCATCCTGGTCGTCAACATCATCGCCTTTGCTACGCCGTACTACGGCACGGGCGTGCCCGATCCGATGGCGCAGAGCCGTGTCAGCCACGCAGTCATGGCGGGCATTGCCTTGCTGTTCGAATGGAAGTTCTATCTGCTGTTCTCGTTCCTGTTTGGCTACAGCTTCACGCTGCAGATGCAGTCGGCCGAGCGCGACGGCAAGGCGTTTGTGCCGCGCATGCTGCGACGGCTTGTCGGGCTCTGGGTGCTCGGGCTGCTGCATGGCGTGTTGCTGTTCCACGGTGACATCCTGACCACCTACGCAGTGATGGGCGCTGTACTGTTGACGTTGCGCAGCCGGGCAGAGAAGGCGCTGGCCAAGCTGGCGGTGGGCCTGATTGTGGGCACGGCCACGGTGTGGGCGATCATCGGCGTTCTCTCGGTACTCGATGTCGATGCAACGCACGATTCGAAGGCACTGGCGCAGATCACTTCGGCGCTCACCGCGTTCCGCAGCACTCCCTCGGGCGTCATCGCCCAGCATGTGGAAGAGCTCAAGGGCGTGTGGGTCGTGACGGCACTGATGCAGGCGCCGACGGCACTGGCAATGTTCCTGATGGGGTGCATTGCAGGGCGGCGCGGGCTGTTCTCTGCATCGTCGCCAACCGCCGGCACCAGCAAGCTATACAAGCAATGCCTGATTGCCGGCACCTGTGTGGGCCTGCCGGCTGCGGTGGCGTATGCCTATGCCACGACAAGGCTGGCTGGCACGCCGTGGGATCTGCTGGGCCTGTCGTTGAGCTTGCTGACGGCGCCATTGCTGACCGCTGCGTATATCGGTGGGATGCAGCTGCTGTTCCGCAGCCGCTGGGGCCAGTGGTGGCTGGGCGTGCTGGCGCCTGCCGGGCGGATGGCGTTGTCGAACTACCTGATGCAGTCGCTGGTGTGTTCGGTGATCTTTCTGGCGTATGGGTTCCGCATGATGGGCCGGGTCAGTCCGCTGGACACGCTGCTGATCGCGTTTGCAATCTTTGCGGTGCAAACGGTCATCAGCCGCTGGTGGTTGCGGCGTTTTGCCTATGGCCCCGTGGAGTGGCTGCTGCGTGCGGTCACGCACTGGCGGTTTTCGTCGCTGCGGGTGGAGAGGGCGGGACGAGGCGAGTTGGCGGGCTAG
- a CDS encoding DUF3828 domain-containing protein, with the protein MKTRLSRALAWLVLAVGLLGMQAVMAQGKAATPEANTKAFYAWYIKLQTKSVYPLTDNGIYTYVAKDTVDRLRDAYRRNEMPGDADYFTKVQDYDEKDWAEHTVARAPILLEGVAVVPVTFGSKDKVSVLVFLRKLDDGWKITKVEDTLDFQ; encoded by the coding sequence ATGAAGACACGACTTTCCAGAGCGCTGGCATGGCTGGTTCTCGCCGTCGGCCTGCTCGGTATGCAAGCCGTCATGGCACAGGGCAAGGCGGCCACGCCGGAAGCCAATACGAAGGCGTTCTACGCGTGGTACATCAAGCTGCAAACCAAATCGGTCTACCCGCTCACAGACAACGGCATCTACACCTACGTTGCGAAAGACACGGTAGACCGCCTGCGCGACGCCTACCGCCGCAATGAGATGCCGGGCGACGCCGATTACTTCACCAAGGTCCAGGACTACGACGAGAAGGACTGGGCGGAACACACCGTGGCCCGCGCTCCGATCCTGCTGGAGGGCGTTGCCGTGGTGCCGGTCACGTTCGGCTCGAAGGACAAGGTGAGCGTGCTCGTCTTCCTGCGCAAGCTGGACGATGGGTGGAAGATCACCAAGGTGGAGGACACGCTGGACTTCCAGTAA